Proteins co-encoded in one Lynx canadensis isolate LIC74 chromosome C1, mLynCan4.pri.v2, whole genome shotgun sequence genomic window:
- the LOC115519714 gene encoding phosphate carrier protein, mitochondrial-like: MRDAGGCRALQAGSLGPLKGRFWAAAAAKEQNYEYGSARYLLLCGLGGMLSCGLTHTAVVPLDLVKCRMQVDPAKYKGIVSGFGVTVRDDGLRGLARGWAPTFLGYSLQGLFKFGLYEVFKMRYAELLGPEKAYRWRTGLYLAASAGAEFFADVALAPMEAVKVRIQTQPGFPGTLRAAAPRMYREEGPWAFYKGVAPLWLRGIPYTMMRFACFERTVEALYQHVVPKPQSQCTKAEQLAVTFVAGYIAGVFCAVVSHPADSVVSVLNKEKGSSALGVLQRLGFAGVWKGLFARIIMIGTLTALQWFIYDSVKVYFKLPRPPVAQAPKSPKKQK, translated from the coding sequence ATGCGTGACGCTGGCGGTTGCCGGGCCCTGCAGGCCGGAAGCTTGGGCCCGCTCAAGGGCAGGTTctgggcggcggcggcagcgaaGGAGCAGAACTACGAGTACGGCTCCGCGAGATACCTGCTGCTGTGCGGCCTGGGCGGCATGCTGAGCTGTGGACTGACTCACACGGCCGTCGTGCCCCTGGACCTGGTCAAGTGCCGCATGCAGGTGGACCCCGCCAAGTACAAGGGCATCGTCAGCGGCTTCGGCGTGACGGTGCGCGACGACGGGCTGCGCGGCCTGGCCCGGGGCTGGGCGCCGACCTTCCTGGGCTACTCCCTGCAGGGCCTGTTTAAGTTCGGCCTCTACGAGGTCTTCAAGATGCGCTACGCCGAGCTCCTGGGCCCGGAGAAGGCGTACCGGTGGAGAACCGGCCTGTACCTGGCCGCGTCGGCCGGCGCCGAGTTCTTCGCCGACGTGGCGCTGGCGCCCATGGAGGCGGTGAAGGTGCGCATCCAGACGCAGCCCGGCTTCCCGGGCACGCTGCGCGCCGCCGCGCCGCGCATGTACCGCGAGGAGGGCCCGTGGGCCTTCTACAAGGGCGTGGCGCCGCTGTGGCTGCGCGGGATCCCCTACACCATGATGAGGTTCGCCTGCTTCGAGCGCACGGTGGAGGCACTCTACCAGCACGTCGTCCCCAAGCCCCAGAGCCAGTGCACCAAGGCCGAGCAGCTGGCCGTGACCTTCGTGGCCGGCTACATCGCCGGCGTCTTCTGCGCCGTCGTGTCCCACCCGGCCGATTCGGTCGTGTCCGTTTTGAACAAGGAGAAGGGCAGCTCGGCCTTGGGAGTTCTCCAGAGACTGGGGTTCGCGGGCGTGTGGAAGGGCCTGTTCGCCCGCATCATCATGATCGGCACCCTGACTGCGCTGCAGTGGTTCATCTATGACTCGGTCAAGGTCTATTTCAAGCTGCCTCGCCCCCCGGTCGCCCAAGCGCCCAAATCCCCGAAGAAGCAGAAGTAG
- the DMRTB1 gene encoding doublesex- and mab-3-related transcription factor B1: MKEDPAKLADKMLRTPKCSRCRNHGFLVPVKGHAGRCRWKQCTCEKCYLITERQKIMAAQKVLKKQASEEEQDGALVAQGPELLTGAAAAAAALGASLRQLPLLTASGDWEPGPEGRVAAGFPERPPRGPSPGPSAFQPVLGGHGRGRGHVGPSGDRAAVAMPGSAGPQLGMEVAGRGCPDRLGLRSPLRPLPSPPFDFGLPLNISSDHVVGPEHLERQPSKLYPSCSNMHSYCAFPLGYQDGSPPPGIPLQRGFRHVSCSPYHGGSLVSESVGDFQPSYYPPPPPPQQPQFLPPGFLSALHFLPPLPPPPPPPPASFSLAVLSDTDKETTDDQDVKVPAPAPEEPPEVPPEKKEEGEEPPPEPSQPPSQEQSD; the protein is encoded by the exons ATGAAGGAAGACCCTGCCAAGCTGGCCGACAAGATGCTGCGCACCCCCAAGTGCTCCAGGTGCCGGAACCATGGCTTTCTGGTGCCGGTCAAGGGCCATGCGGGCAGGTGCCGCTGGAAGCAGTGCACCTGCGAGAAGTGCTACCTGATCACCGAGCGCCAGAAGATCATGGCTGCGCAGAAGGTGCTCAAGAAGCAGGCCTCCGAGGAGGAGCAGGACGGGGCCCTCGTCGCGCAGGGCCCGGAGCTGTTGACAGGGGCCGCGGCCGCGGCCGCAGCCCTGGGCGCAAGCCTCCGCCAGCTGCCTCTGCTGACCGCTTCGGGAGACTGGGAGCCAGGCCCCGAGGGCCGCGTGGCCGCCGGCTTCCCAGAGAGGCCCCCACGGGGCCCGAGCCCCGGCCCGAGCGCCTTCCAGCCAGTTCTGGGCGGCCACGGCCGCGGCCGCGGCCACGTGGGGCCGAGCGGCGATCGAGCCGCGGTGGCCATGCCCGGTTCGGCGGGGCCCCAGCTTGGAATGGAGGTAGCAGGCAGGGGGTGCCCTGACCGCCTGGGGCTGCGCAGTCCGTTGCGGCCCCTGCCCAGCCCGCCGTTCGACTTCG GGCTCCCTCTGAacatcagctcagatcatgtGGTGGGGCCTGAGCACCTGGAGAGACAGCCTTCCAAGCTGTACCCCAGCTGCTCCAACATGCATTCCTACTGTGCATTCCCGCTGGGCTACCAGGATGGATCCCCGCCTCCGGGGATCCCCCTGCAGCGGGGCTTCCGGCATGTGTCCTGCAGCCCCTACCATGGAGGAAGCTTG GTGTCGGAGTCGGTGGGAGACTTCCAGCCAAGCTACTACccgccgcctccgcctccgcAGCAGCCTCAGTTCCTCCCGCCCGGCTTCCTGTCTGCGCTCCACTTCCTCCCACCgctgccgccgccaccgccgccgccaccagcatctttctctcttgctgtccTGTCTGACACAGACAAGGAGACCACTG ACGACCAGGATGTGAAGGTGCCAGCACCGGCGCCGGAGGAGCCGCCCGAGGTGCCGCccgagaagaaggaggagggggaggaaccACCGCCTGAGCCCAGCCAGCCGCCCTCTCAGGAGCAGTCTGACTAG